Below is a window of Pseudoalteromonas undina DNA.
GAACAAATTGTTAGCACTATGGTGGCCGAAGGTATCAGTGAAGCACAAGCTCGCAGCCAAGTATTTATGGTTGACCGTTTTGGTTTATTAACTGATGGCATGGAAGGCTTACGCGACTTCCAACAAATGTTAGCGCAACCAACGAGCTGCCTAGCCGATTGGACTTACAGCGGCGAATACGCGTCATTATTAGATGTAATGCACTGTGCAGAACCAGATATTTTAATTGGTGTATCAGGTCAACCGGGCTTATTCACTGAGCAAGTTATTCGCGCTATGCACGCAAACTGTGAAGCACCTATTATTTTCCCGTTAAGTAATCCATCTAAACAAGTAGAAGCTTACCCAGAAGATGTTATTAAATGGACTGATGGTAAAGCGATTGTAGCTACAGGTAGCCCATTTGAGCCTGTTGTTTATAACGGCGTTACTTACCCAATTCCTCAATGTAATAACAGCTACATTTTCCCAGGTATTGGCTTAGGTGTAATTGCTGCTAAAGCAACGCGTATTACCGATGCGATGCTAATAATGTCGAGTGAAATGTTGGCAGAGTCATCACCATTAGCTAATACGGGCAAAGGTAGCTTATTACCTGCGCTAACAGAAATTGAAACACTAAGTAAACGTATTGCATTTGCAGTCGCTAAAAAAGCAATTGAAGAGGGCGTTGCTCTTGAAATTTCAGATGATGCTCTGTGGGCAGCCATCGACAGAAACTACTGGTTACCGAAGTATCGTAACTACAAGCGTTGCAGCATTTAATGCTTCATTACTAAAAAACAGGCTTTTGCCTGTTTTTTTATGCTTGTTCATCGGCAATTAACCACATAAGGTGTTAACTAAGGCAATCAATTTAAAAGGATAGACCTATGAAAACACTTTCGATTTTAACGGCTGCTTTGCTAAGCACGTCAGCCTATGCAACTAATGCCCCTGAAGAGCCTCATATCTATGTAAAAGGTGAAGCATCGGTAACGACTATGCCAGATCATGTTTTATTAACAGTGGGTATTACGGAAATAGATAAAAACTTAATTGCCGCAAAAAAACAAACTGATACTACGATGGCCAGTGCAATTAGTTTAGTAAAAAAACTAGGCGTAGCTGATGCAGATATTAATGCTGGTCAAATCTCAATCTATCGTGATAATCAATATAACCGCGAAACAGGTAAGCAAGAGTTTACCGGGTTTAAAGTATCCAGAACGCTTACAATTAAACTCTCTGCGATTAATAAATACCCTGAGCTTTTACAAAGTTTAGTTAATAACGGTATTAATGAAATTAGACAGACGCAGTTTTTAGCGAGCAACTATGATGAGCTGCACAAAAAAGCACAAAAATTAGCTATTAAACAAGCTAAAGCAGCGGCAAAAGAGTTAACTGATGATTTTGATGTTGAATTGAAAGGCTTATATAGTGCGTCTTTAAGTCCGCTTGATATGCCATCAGTACCTTACATGCGCAGTGAAAAAGTAATGATGGCTGATGGTGCACCGAGTAACTATGTACCCGATGCATATCATGCTGGTGAAATTACAATAAGCGCATCAAGTTACGCAATTTATTATATTGATTAAGCTCTTATAGGTGGGTGGCGCTCAAATCGTGCCACCAACTGCTTTCCTTGTGACTCACTAATACGCACAATGGCATACAGCATATTACTAATCTCTTGACGATCGTATTCGTTAACTATGTGCTGATTAATATCATCAACAATAGCATTTAAATAATTAAACACACTGTTTCGTGCATCCACATTCTCATTAGCAATAAATAAAATATTTTTAAATGCTTCAATAACGTTAGTCATTACATAGGCATCGGCTTTTGCATAATTGCGTAAAGGGGTGAAGTTATCATGAAGTAGTTCATCAAAACTTGTTTCATGAAAGTACAACAATGGTTGCTCATCTTTTTCATAGCATGAATAATTTATTGCATTAATCTTTAGTCGTTCTATTAATAATATACTCAACATATCAATAGATTTAACGGCAGTACCCGGATCGTTTATTCCTGGGCTCATAGCTTTTACGGCAATTTCTGATATTTGTGTTAACCCATAGCGGTAATGGTCGCTAATGTATTCTTCTATATAAAAAATAAAGCAGTCTAAAATTTTCTCAATCAACTCTTCGTTCTCAGATATGCCCTTATTACACTTTAAAAACGGGTAACCTTTAACTGTAAAATAACCTTGCTTAACCGTAATAAACAGCTCAATATTTTCATCTGCTAGTAGGGCACATAATTTATTAGAATGAACCCCTTTGTAGTAACCCTCGGTTGTACTGTTTATTGAATGCCAGTTTGAAAACTCGGGAAAGTTATCCACGGGGTTTTCGTCTTGCATCTTGATAATGTCTTGAATTTCTTTTTTTGTTTGCCTAAACAAGCCATTTAATACGTTATCTACTTGTATTGCTTTTGAAATAGAATGAATAAAAAATACAAATAACCCTAAAGATATTAACCCAAAAACAAGCGCAAACAACACACCAAGAGCAGGAATAGCGGTATTACCATTATCGAGTTTGTTGATATTTATCAGCATTATTATTGAATAAATAATACTACCCAAATAAAAACCTAAAACCATTTGGTGTGATTTACGGGTAATGAGCCCAGGAACAACTCGAGGTGATAAGCTTGCACTGGCTGAATTTAATACCACCATCACCATAGAAAAACTAAATACTGTTAACGAAATAATGCTGCCAGCGAGGGTGCTTAAAATGGTACGTGCGTTTTCTGCGCTATCAACTAATATAAATGAAATTAGTGATTTAAGTTTCTCAATAGGGGCTAAGTACTCGACTGACATCGTCAGCACAGCAAAAAATAAAAAAGCAACAGATAATAAAGAGGGATAAAACCCAATACTGTTAATTATTTCGCGGTAGCTATTGGTTATTTTTGTTCTTAAATACATATTATCCTTACTTATTACGATACCAATCTATAAATCACTCTAGCATATTTGATACTAAAGTAAGTGATTTTACAGCTTAAGTTATGTGTTATTATTGCTTAAAAATTTAATGGAAAAATACTGTGATTATATCGAGTTATGCGGCTTTACTGGCACTATATTATATTTACCTGAGTATTAATGTTGTAAAAATACGCAAGGCTGAAGGCATTTCACTTGGTAATGGGAGCCATCCTGCGCTTGAACGTGCAACTCGAGCTCATGGGAATTTTATTGAGTATGTACCAATTAGCCTAATTTTACTTTTCTTATTAGAGTATCAAGGCTTAGCAAGTCATTATATGCATGCACTTGGGGGTTTGCTATTTATAAGCCGTGCACTTCATGGCTCAGCTATTAGTACTAACAATTTGAAAGCACGTGTATTAAGTATGATGATGACATTTGCTATTCTTTTTGTAAGTTCCTTAATTTTATTGTTAAGTCGATAAATAAAGATGCGATTCGCTATTGTTTTTATAAACTTATGTTTTGCCACTTCGTTGGTGTCATTTGTATGGGCAATAGAAAATGACAATAGCAATCAAAGTATTGATGGTTTAAATTATGTTTATCCTAAAACGATGCGAGTTGGTGAAGATGAAATTCTTTATCCGTTAGTTTTATTGAGAACGGCCTTACAATACAGCGGCGCAAAATATACATTAAAAGCATCGAGTATTTCTATGCCTCAAAGCCGCTCATTAAAACAAATTATACATAATGATGAAGTCAACGTTGCATGGACCATGACTTCACAGCAGCGAGAAAAAGAGCTATTGCCCGTAAGAGTGCCTATTTTTAAAGGTTTATACGGGTGGCGTTTACTTGTCACTACACAGAATAAACAAAAAAAATTATCAAGCTTAAAAAAAATTGATGACTTTAAAGGTATCCACTTTATTCAAGGTCACGACTGGCCAGATACTCAAGTTTTATTAGATAGTGGATTAACGGTATCAACATCAATTGAATACAGCTCATTATTTAATATGTTAATAAAAGGCAGAGGAGATGTATTTCCTCGATCGTTGCTTGAGGTTGAAACGGAGCTAAATACCTTTAAAGGTGATGCAAAACTTACAACTCTTCCTCAGTTAATACTGCAATACCCAAGTGCAATTTACTTCTTTTTTAGTAAAGATACGCCCGAGTTGGCCTATGCAGTTGAAAATGGCTTAGCGGTCATGCGTAAAAATGGCGAGTTTGACCGCTTATTTAATGCGTATCATCGCAGTGCCATTGAGCACGCAGATATTAAAAACAAGATTATTATTAGATTAGAAAACAAAAACTTACCCTTATTAACACCACTTGATAATACTTCACTTTGGTTTTCAGAAAAAGACATGTAAAACCCCATGAAACAAAAAATATTTATTATTGGCTTACCGCGAAC
It encodes the following:
- a CDS encoding SIMPL domain-containing protein codes for the protein MKTLSILTAALLSTSAYATNAPEEPHIYVKGEASVTTMPDHVLLTVGITEIDKNLIAAKKQTDTTMASAISLVKKLGVADADINAGQISIYRDNQYNRETGKQEFTGFKVSRTLTIKLSAINKYPELLQSLVNNGINEIRQTQFLASNYDELHKKAQKLAIKQAKAAAKELTDDFDVELKGLYSASLSPLDMPSVPYMRSEKVMMADGAPSNYVPDAYHAGEITISASSYAIYYID
- a CDS encoding DUF2254 domain-containing protein, with the translated sequence MYLRTKITNSYREIINSIGFYPSLLSVAFLFFAVLTMSVEYLAPIEKLKSLISFILVDSAENARTILSTLAGSIISLTVFSFSMVMVVLNSASASLSPRVVPGLITRKSHQMVLGFYLGSIIYSIIMLININKLDNGNTAIPALGVLFALVFGLISLGLFVFFIHSISKAIQVDNVLNGLFRQTKKEIQDIIKMQDENPVDNFPEFSNWHSINSTTEGYYKGVHSNKLCALLADENIELFITVKQGYFTVKGYPFLKCNKGISENEELIEKILDCFIFYIEEYISDHYRYGLTQISEIAVKAMSPGINDPGTAVKSIDMLSILLIERLKINAINYSCYEKDEQPLLYFHETSFDELLHDNFTPLRNYAKADAYVMTNVIEAFKNILFIANENVDARNSVFNYLNAIVDDINQHIVNEYDRQEISNMLYAIVRISESQGKQLVARFERHPPIRA
- a CDS encoding MAPEG family protein; this encodes MIISSYAALLALYYIYLSINVVKIRKAEGISLGNGSHPALERATRAHGNFIEYVPISLILLFLLEYQGLASHYMHALGGLLFISRALHGSAISTNNLKARVLSMMMTFAILFVSSLILLLSR
- a CDS encoding transporter substrate-binding domain-containing protein, which codes for MRFAIVFINLCFATSLVSFVWAIENDNSNQSIDGLNYVYPKTMRVGEDEILYPLVLLRTALQYSGAKYTLKASSISMPQSRSLKQIIHNDEVNVAWTMTSQQREKELLPVRVPIFKGLYGWRLLVTTQNKQKKLSSLKKIDDFKGIHFIQGHDWPDTQVLLDSGLTVSTSIEYSSLFNMLIKGRGDVFPRSLLEVETELNTFKGDAKLTTLPQLILQYPSAIYFFFSKDTPELAYAVENGLAVMRKNGEFDRLFNAYHRSAIEHADIKNKIIIRLENKNLPLLTPLDNTSLWFSEKDM